One segment of Theobroma cacao cultivar B97-61/B2 chromosome 9, Criollo_cocoa_genome_V2, whole genome shotgun sequence DNA contains the following:
- the LOC18591107 gene encoding root phototropism protein 2: MATPVMSNSRMSSAMERTGQWVFSQEIPTDVVVEAGEANFNLHKFMLVAKSNYIRKLILETKEADLTRINLSDIPGGPEIFEKAAKFCYGVNFEITVHNVAALRCAAEYLQMTDNYCDSNLAGRTEDFLSQVALHSLSGAVVVLKSCEDLLPMAEELKIVQRCIDIASARACSVANFPCRTPPNWWTEELSILDVDLFGRIIAAMKQRGAKALTLASALITYAERWLRDLVRDHSGNGIKCSEPTDSDLRIQQRELLESMVALFPAEKAAFPMHFLCCLLRCAIFLKASSACKNELEKRIAVILEHVAVDDLLVLSFTYDGERLLDLDSVRRIISGFVEKEKSMAVFNGGNFREVTSSAMQRVAKTVDAYLGEIATVDELTIAKFNGIAILVPKGARKVEDDLYRAIDIYLKAHPNLDEIEREKVCSSMDPLKLSYEARVHASQNKRLPVQIVLHALYYDQLKLRSGAVDDRERNAADAVATRNQLQADVSLVKENEALRSELKKMKMYISDLQKNNQGTCSKSAAGNRKPTFFSSMSKTLGKLNPFRHGSKDTSHIDDSLGVDVTKPRRRRFSIS, encoded by the exons ATGGCTACCCCTGTGATGAGCAACAGCAGGATGTCCTCTGCCATGGAGAGGACCGGCCAGTG GGTTTTTTCTCAAGAAATCCCGACTGATGTTGTTGTTGAAGCTGGTGAAGCCAATTTCAATCTTCACAAG TTCATGCTGGTGGCAAAGAGCAATTACATAAGAAAGCTGATATTGGAAACAAAAGAAGCAGACTTGACAAGAATCAACCTGTCTGACATCCCCGGAGGCCCTGAGATCTTCGAGAAGGCAGCAAAATTCTGCTACGGTGTCAATTTCGAGATTACAGTCCACAACGTGGCGGCTCTCCGATGCGCTGCAGAGTATCTCCAAATGACAGACAACTACTGCGACAGCAATCTGGCAGGGCGCACTGAAGATTTCCTCTCTCAGGTTGCCTTGCATAGCCTTTCTGGCGCCGTCGTCGTCCTTAAATCATGCGAAGATCTGCTTCCCATGGCTGAGGAGCTTAAAATTGTTCAAAGATGCATTGATATCGCTAGTGCTAGG GCTTGTAGCGTGGCGAATTTCCCTTGCCGTACGCCTCCAAACTGGTGGACCGAAGAGCTATCGATCCTTGACGTTGATTTGTTTGGAAGAATCATTGCCGCAATGAAACAACGGGGCGCAAAAGCTCTAACCCTAGCCAGCGCTCTCATAACTTACGCAGAGAGATGGCTCCGAGATCTAGTACGCGACCATTCAGGCAACGGCATCAAGTGTTCCGAGCCTACCGACTCTGATCTTCGAATCCAACAGCGTGAGCTTTTGGAGTCCATGGTGGCGCTGTTTCCTGCAGAGAAAGCTGCTTTTCCAATGCACTTCTTGTGTTGCCTTCTCCGCTGTGCAATTTTCCTAAAAGCCTCCAGTGCTTGCAAAAACGAGCTGGAGAAACGGATCGCCGTCATATTGGAGCATGTCGCGGTCGATGATCTTCTCGTCTTGTCTTTTACATACGATGGGGAGAGGCTCTTGGATCTGGATAGCGTCAGGAGGATCATTTCCGGATTCGTGGAGAAGGAGAAGAGCATGGCTGTTTTCAACGGCGGCAACTTTAGGGAGGTAACTTCCAGTGCGATGCAGAGAGTTGCAAAGACAGTAGACGCATACCTCGGGGAGATAGCAACCGTCGATGAACTCACCATCGCCAAATTCAACGGGATCGCCATACTCGTCCCTAAAGGAGCCAGAAAGGTGGAGGATGATCTCTATCGGGCCATTGACATCTATCTCAAG GCTCACCCAAATCTGGATGAGATAGAAAGAGAGAAGGTATGCAGCTCCATGGACCCCCTGAAGCTATCTTACGAGGCTCGAGTCCATGCTTCCCAAAACAAGCGGTTACCCGTGCAGATCGTTTTGCACGCTTTGTACTATGATCAGCTGAAGCTAAGGAGTGGTGCTGTGGATGATCGTGAGCGCAACGCGGCAGACGCCGTGGCGACGAGGAATCAGTTGCAGGCAGATGTGTCGCTGGTAAAGGAGAACGAGGCCTTGCGATCCGAGCTTAAGAAGATGAAGATGTACATATCCGACTTGCAGAAGAACAATCAAGGAACTTGTTCAAAGAGTGCTGCAGGGAACCGAAAGCCTACCTTCTTCTCTTCCATGTCCAAGACTCTAGGGAAGCTAAATCCCTTCCGACATGGCTCCAAGGACACTTCTCATATAGATGACAGCCTTGGCGTGGACGTCACCAAGCCTAGGAGAAGAAGATTTTCAATCTCTTAA